The proteins below are encoded in one region of Lactuca sativa cultivar Salinas chromosome 3, Lsat_Salinas_v11, whole genome shotgun sequence:
- the LOC111909415 gene encoding putative glucose-6-phosphate 1-epimerase → MAVNIINDGDRSPRVVLSEPTGSTAEVLLYGGQVVSWKNERREELLFMSSKAVWKPPKSIRGGIPICFPQVANFGALEQHGFARNRLWSIDEDPSPLPPPNNQSMVDLVLKSTEEDLKTWPHRFELRLRVIVGVGKLTLIPRVRNVDSKAFSFSIALHNYFSLSDVSEVRVEGLETLDYFDNLLMRERYTEQADAITFDGDIDRVYLSTPNKIAIIDHERKRTIVLRKEGMVDAVVWNPWDKKSKAIQDLGDEDYKTMLCLDAAAIENPISLKLNQEWKGRQELSIVSSSYFSGQLDPRKVLGSR, encoded by the exons ATGGCTGTTAATATCATCAATGATGGAGATCGATCGCCTAGAGTTGTACTCAGTGAGCCAACCGGATCAACAGCGGAG GTGCTCTTGTATGGAGGTCAGGTTGTTTCTTGGAAGAATGAAAGGCGAGAAGAGCTACTTTTCATGAGCAGTAAG GCTGTTTGGAAACCACCAAAATCCATAAGAGGTGGCATACCCATTTGCTTTCCTCAG GTTGCAAATTTTGGTGCACTTGAGCAACATGGATTTGCAAGGAATAGGTTATGGTCAATAGATGAAGATCCTTCACCTTTACCTCCACCCAACAATCAATCAATGGTGGATCTTGTATTGAAATCAACAGAAGAGGATCTGAAAACATGGCCTCAtag ATTTGAGTTGAGGCTGCGTGTGATTGTTGGTGTTGGGAAGCTTACTTTGATCCCTCGTGTGAGAAATGTTGATAGCAAAGCTTTCTCATTTTCTATTGCTCTTCATAACTACTTTTCTTTATCAGATGTCAG TGAAGTACGTGTTGAAGGGTTGGAGACACTTGATTACTTTGACAATTTGTTAATGAGAGAAAGGTATACAGAGCAAGCAGATGCAATTACCTTTGATGGAGAT ATCGACCGCGTGTACTTAAGCACACCCAACAAAATTGCGATAATCGACCACGAAAGAAAACGAACAATCGTCCTACGTAAAGAAGGCATGGTGGATGCAG TTGTCTGGAACCCTTGGGATAAAAAGTCAAAGGCGATTCAAGATTTGGGCGATGAAGACTACAAAACAATGCTATGTCTTGATGCCGCAGCCATTGAAAATCCAATAAGTTTAAAACTGAATCAAGAGTGGAAAGGTCGGCAAGAACTTTCTATTGTCTCTTCGAGTTATTTCAGTGGACAGCTCGACCCACGCAAGGTTCTTGGCTCGCGCTAA